The DNA region GTTATAGGGTTTAATCTTGCTGATAATAGATTAACTTTCTCATACGATTCTGATTTTAGATAGTAATAAACTTTTGAATATCCTGCTAATCTTAATTGCTTACGTATAAGGTTAACATCAGACATTTTTACATTTTTATCAATAATTAAGGATACCCTATTAATGTGTAATGAACTTTCAAATCTGTCCGAATAGTTACCTTTTTGACGCAATAGAATGTGGTATTTTGAATTAACCATAACTGTTGTGTCTAAAAAATTAGAAACCAGTTCGTTGTTAAGATAACTCAGGTATAATGGGTTTTTAAAATAACTAGATTGTCCAACAATTCTTTTTATGCCTTTACCGATTGGTAGTTTTATTCTTAAGTTTTTATCATTTAAATAATCAAAAATAAAGTTAGCAGCTTCAGGTTTTTTTAATGTAATAATTAAACTGTCAGCATCACTATCAATTGTCGTAAGTTCATTTTTATTCACTTCTATTTTAAAAATGCCATATAGTGTAGTAGAATTAATATCATGAATTTGATTACCTTTACGTACATATGCAATTGTGTCACTAAAAATAGAAAATAAATCTATAAATTTTCCATTTTCAAATTTAATTAGAGCTGGAACTCTATCTTTATCAAATTTAAAGCTACCATGCCAATACCCATCTAATTCAGTATTGTTAGCACATCTAACAAAAAGTATTGCTAAGAAAACAAGAGAAATGTTTTTCATAGATTAAATATAGTACAAAAAGCTAGAATAGAAAAGACCTCTACATCATCGCCTTAACCCGCTGCAACAACGTGGGGTGGGAGTAGTGCATAAAAACATAAGCCTTATGAGGTGTTAAATTACTCAGACTGTTTTTTGACAGCTTTTTTAATGCGGTTATTAAGGGTTTTGCTCCAAAATAGGATTTAGCGTAATCATCGGCTTGGTATTCAAATTTTCTTGAAAAAATATTCATTACGAGTCCAGTAATTTCAGAAATGGGACTGTACAATACGCCAAAAGCAATTAAACCAATATGAAAACTGGGTTCGGAAACCGATAGGGCATTGGCTAATAACTTACTATCAATAAAAAAGGATAAAATGTATAAGGTCAATCCGGTCAATAGGATAGAACTTACCATATTAAAAACGACATGCTTTTTTTTGTAATGTCCCACTTCGTGAGCCAATACAGCAACGATTTCATCAGTTTCCAAATCGTTGATTAAGGTATCGTACAATACGATACGTTTCTTTTTGCCAAACCCTGTAAAATAGGCATTTGCTTTGGTGGAGCGTTTGGAGCCGTCAATCACAAAAATCTTATCAAGGCTGAACCCAACTTTTTGGGCAAAGCTTTCTAATGCTGTTTTTAACTCGCCCTCTTCCAACGAACTTTGTTTGTTGAACAGTGGAACAATCAACGTAGAATAAAATAAGGTCATAAAAATGGAAAAAGCAGCTATAAACACCCAAGTGTAGATCCAGAAATTCTTACCTGTTTGTTGGTAAAACCAAACAATCAATGCTAAAATTCCGCCACCAACGATAATTGTTAATAACCATCCTTTAATTTTATCGGTAAAGAAGAGTTTTCTTGTTGTTTTGTTAAACCCGTACTTTTCTTCAATTACAAAAGTCTTGTAGTAGGAGAGTGGTGTGGTTAAAATATCACTACCTAGCATAATAATTCCGAAAAACAAAAGTGTTATTACAATTTTATTATCGCTCAAACTTCTCGCCAATTGATCTACATAAGCAAAACCATCAAAAAAGAAAAAAGCTAAGGTCAATAAAAAGGAAAAAACTCCCGTAATGCTTGAAAATTTAAAATTCTCTTTTTTGTAGGCTTGTGATTTGGTATATTCCTTTTCATCATAAACATCATCCAATAAAGGTGGAATGGCATCATCAAAATGCTTAGCGTTTAAATAATCCAAGTATTTATCAACGATAAAATTGATTACCAATATGCCGATAATAATATAAAATAATTGCTGTGGCGTCATTATGTTAATAGATTAAAATACGTTTGGCATAACGAAATTTCTTTTTCCAATAGACATTATCCAAATCAGACTTCATAATACCTTTAGTAGTTGAGCTGTGCATAAATTTGTTATCTCCTGCATAAATTCCTACATGTCTATACTTTCTAGAAGGTCTAAAAAAAACCAAATCACCAGGTTTTAATCTGTGTTTTGATACTTTTCTGCCCATTTTTGCTATTTCTTTTGTGGTTCTGGGCAATTGGGTTTTTAATCCATCTTTATATACTTTACCAACGAAACCAGAACAATCAAATCCACGTCTATCTGTACCACCATATTTATAGGGAATACCTTTATACAATTGATATTGCTTTTCCAGTTCTGACTCCACTTTGGCAACCGCAGCTGCCTTTTTAGAAGCCCCACAGCTGGTTAATGCGATTGCGATAAGGAAAATAAAAGCAATTTGAATTTTTCTCATAAAAAATTACGTTGTCTTTTCGCTTCAAAAATAAGAATTGCAGCGGAAACAGAAACATTTAATGAATCTATTTGCCCTTGCATTGGTATTATAATATTTTGAGTAGAATTCTTTAGCCATTCTTCGCTCAACCCAGTTGCTTCTGTACCTACAACTATGGCAGATTTTTTAGTATAATCTAATGCTTGATATTGTTTTGAGGCAGTTAAAGCCGCACAATAAATGTTAATGTTATGCTGTTTAAGGAACTTAATAATTTCAGAAGTTGAACCTGTAGCAATTTGATTGGTAAAAACACACCCGACACTAGATCTGATAATATTGGGATTGTAAATATCCGTCTTAGGATTAGCAATCAAAACAGCATCAACATTGGCGGCATCTGCAGTTCGCAATAATGCTCCTATGTTTCCTGGCTTTTCGGGAGCTTCTGCAACTAAAATTAAAGGGTTTATTGATTTTATATTTAACGATTGCAAATCAAAATTTTTACTTTCTGCAATGGCAATTATGCCTTCAGTAGAGTCACGTTGGGCAATTTTTTGATAAACTTGCTTACTTATTTTGATTATTTCAGTTTGATAGCTTTCGAGATTATCATAGTCATAAATTTCATCACAATACAAAACTTGTAGCAATTGATAATTTCCTTTTATTGCTAATGAAATTTCACGTTTGCCTTCAATAACAAAGTGTCCCGTATTTTTTCTAACACGGGACTTATTTTGTAATTGTAAAATTTCTTTTATAAAGCTATTATGTACGCTAGTAATTTCTTTGTGCAATTTTTACTGTTTTACCAAGTGAGTATACTCACCTTTCTATTTGGAATATTTCTTACTATACCGTTTCCACAATTCTGTTTGATGCGTTTCTAAACTAACCATTCTGCCATCGATAAAAGCATGTGTAAGTTGATTGGTACGCATATCTAATGCATCGCCCTCACTGATAAACAAGGTGGCACTTTTGCCTACCTCCAATGTGCCATAATCAGCATCAATACCTAATATTTTAGCTGTATTACTAGTTATTAACTGTAGTGCTTTTTCTTTATCGAGTCCTTGGCCTACAACTTGTCCCGCATAAAAGGGTAGATTCCTATTGTTCATTCTTTCCATTCGACCTGTGCCTTCAAGTCCTACTAAAATTCCCGCATCGGTCAATAATTTAGGGAGCTTATAAGGCAAATCGTAATCATCATCATTATTATCCGGCAAACTCTGGGTACGTTGAATCAAAACAGGAATATTGTGCTTTTTTAAAATAGCAATGGTTTTATTAGCTTGATAGCCACCAACCAATACTACATGTTTAACGCCCATTTCTTTAGCAAAAGTAATACCATCGGTAATTTCACGAGCATCATCAGCATTAATGTATAGTTTTTTTGAGCCGTCAAACAAACCTAAAGTGGCTTCATAAGGTAAGTTTTTAGGTGATTTACTTCCTAACGTATACGTTTTAGCTCCTAATAAAAACTGCTTGATTTCATCAACTTGCTTTCCGTAATTTTTATTTGGTTTTATACCTGGATCTTCACCCAACCACCATCTTCCTCTAGAAAAACTGCTAGGCCAATTCAAATGAATACCATCATCAATTTTAACAGCAGCATCTTCCCAATTCCAGGCATCTAATTGTACTATGGAAGATGTGCCAGAAATTCTACCACCTGTAGGTGCAACCTGAGCTAATAATATACCGTTCGGACGCATGCTTTCTACTACTTTAGATTCAGCGTTATAAGCAATTAAACTACGCACATGGGGAATGATACCACCAATTTCAGCTTGGTCAACCGATGCTTTAACCGCATCAATTTCCCCTAATCCCAATGTAGAATTAGGTACAATAAAACCTGGATACACATGCTTACCTTTGGCATCAATAATTTTACCGTTAATATTACTTGTAGTAGCTTTTTCAATTGTAGTGATCTTACCATTTTCAAAAGTAATTACACTATTTTCAATCACTTCACCATTGCCTATGTGTGACGTTGCACCTACTATGGTAATGGTTTCAGATTGAGCATCTGCTGGTGTTTGTTGTGCCGTTAGTTGAATCGTACATACTAATAACAGACTTAATACTATATTTTTTATAATTTTCATTGTATGAGGTTTTAGTGGTTGATGGTATCGCAATGCAACTCTTTTTTTACATTCTTTTTTGGTGCTTGTGTTGGTGCTCCACCATTTTTTTCTTGCAACATCATTGCAATAAGTTTATTTCGTTCTTTTTTGATGGCTTTTCGTTGTCGATTGTCCAGTTCTAAATCAAAATAGACTTTACCCTCAATAATGGTTTTTTCAGCTTTAGCATATACAGAAAGAGGATGGTCTGTCCATAACACCACATCGGCATCTTTACCCACTTTAATACTGCCAACTCGATCATCTATGTGTAATAATTTTGCAGGATTTAAAGTCACAAATTTCCAAGCTTCTTCTTCAGAAACACCGCCATATTTCACGGTTTTACCCGCTTCTTGGTTTAAACGTCTGGACATTTCTCTATCATCCGAATTGATAGCAGTAACTACACCAGCGTTATGCATAATGGCAGCATTATAAGGAATGGCATCATTAACTTCATACTTATATGCCCACCAATCTGAAAAAGTAGAACCGCCAACACCATGTTCCTTCATTTTATCGGCTAATTTATAGCCTTCCAAAATATGCGTAAAGGTGTTGATGTTAAAATTAAACTTTTCAGCAACTTTCATTAACATATTAATTTCGCTTTGCACATAAGAGTGAGCCGTAATAAAGCGTTCCTTGTTCAAAATTTCTGCCAACACTTCCATTTCAATATCCTTTCTATGCGGTTTGCCACTTTTTTTAAGAGCATCATATTCTTTCGCTCTTTGGAAATAATCCGTTACCATTTGTTCAACACCCATTCTCGATTGTGGGAACCTACTTGTAGTTGTTGGATATCTGGATTGTTTTACATTTTCGCCTAATGCGAACTTTATAAATTTTGGAGAATTTGTATAAATCATATCG from Aureibaculum sp. 2308TA14-22 includes:
- a CDS encoding TrmH family RNA methyltransferase; the protein is MHKEITSVHNSFIKEILQLQNKSRVRKNTGHFVIEGKREISLAIKGNYQLLQVLYCDEIYDYDNLESYQTEIIKISKQVYQKIAQRDSTEGIIAIAESKNFDLQSLNIKSINPLILVAEAPEKPGNIGALLRTADAANVDAVLIANPKTDIYNPNIIRSSVGCVFTNQIATGSTSEIIKFLKQHNINIYCAALTASKQYQALDYTKKSAIVVGTEATGLSEEWLKNSTQNIIIPMQGQIDSLNVSVSAAILIFEAKRQRNFL
- a CDS encoding M48 family metallopeptidase, whose protein sequence is MTPQQLFYIIIGILVINFIVDKYLDYLNAKHFDDAIPPLLDDVYDEKEYTKSQAYKKENFKFSSITGVFSFLLTLAFFFFDGFAYVDQLARSLSDNKIVITLLFFGIIMLGSDILTTPLSYYKTFVIEEKYGFNKTTRKLFFTDKIKGWLLTIIVGGGILALIVWFYQQTGKNFWIYTWVFIAAFSIFMTLFYSTLIVPLFNKQSSLEEGELKTALESFAQKVGFSLDKIFVIDGSKRSTKANAYFTGFGKKKRIVLYDTLINDLETDEIVAVLAHEVGHYKKKHVVFNMVSSILLTGLTLYILSFFIDSKLLANALSVSEPSFHIGLIAFGVLYSPISEITGLVMNIFSRKFEYQADDYAKSYFGAKPLITALKKLSKNSLSNLTPHKAYVFMHYSHPTLLQRVKAMM
- a CDS encoding amidohydrolase family protein encodes the protein MKIIKNIVLSLLLVCTIQLTAQQTPADAQSETITIVGATSHIGNGEVIENSVITFENGKITTIEKATTSNINGKIIDAKGKHVYPGFIVPNSTLGLGEIDAVKASVDQAEIGGIIPHVRSLIAYNAESKVVESMRPNGILLAQVAPTGGRISGTSSIVQLDAWNWEDAAVKIDDGIHLNWPSSFSRGRWWLGEDPGIKPNKNYGKQVDEIKQFLLGAKTYTLGSKSPKNLPYEATLGLFDGSKKLYINADDAREITDGITFAKEMGVKHVVLVGGYQANKTIAILKKHNIPVLIQRTQSLPDNNDDDYDLPYKLPKLLTDAGILVGLEGTGRMERMNNRNLPFYAGQVVGQGLDKEKALQLITSNTAKILGIDADYGTLEVGKSATLFISEGDALDMRTNQLTHAFIDGRMVSLETHQTELWKRYSKKYSK
- a CDS encoding C40 family peptidase — its product is MRKIQIAFIFLIAIALTSCGASKKAAAVAKVESELEKQYQLYKGIPYKYGGTDRRGFDCSGFVGKVYKDGLKTQLPRTTKEIAKMGRKVSKHRLKPGDLVFFRPSRKYRHVGIYAGDNKFMHSSTTKGIMKSDLDNVYWKKKFRYAKRILIY